A DNA window from Flavisolibacter ginsenosidimutans contains the following coding sequences:
- a CDS encoding tetratricopeptide repeat protein — protein sequence MRKLFFAAALAATVSAGHAQDLKDVQEKISKGKYDEAKEKLDKFMADPKNANNANAYFYKAQIQKYYAQTDSTGTLNYDASKEALDAYKKTLQLDPKNPLMTIDQNLGLFQLFDMHYNRGIKQYNNKNYDAAFSQFQKAINVQDYIKSKGFSLQTYSPPALDTQLINLTASSAYLAKKQDESIPYFQKLTDAKIATPEFKEVYALVAQYYMKKGDDATASKYLNTGKQLYKDDDYWLSLEFNTPELQQLQKQLDQLHADQNKASGTAKTDMQKQIDAAQEQYTAAKIKRYEDLLQKNPSNAALALDYAIELFNNTYVWDKKPADYAARQARLQSALDKAIALNPNNALGYFIASQHYYTQVFDMEDARRAIVGNTPAAAAKRKEMNAQVDKKYDDMAAASQKAFDIFSAQTELKPQDKTNYRKVTDQLIDYYNRKKMADKVTFYQNKKASIK from the coding sequence ATGCGCAAATTATTCTTCGCAGCAGCACTGGCAGCAACGGTATCGGCTGGCCATGCACAGGATTTAAAAGACGTACAGGAAAAGATTTCGAAAGGAAAGTATGACGAGGCCAAAGAGAAATTGGACAAGTTTATGGCCGATCCAAAAAACGCCAACAACGCCAACGCTTATTTCTACAAAGCCCAGATTCAGAAGTATTACGCACAAACCGATTCGACGGGAACGTTGAATTATGATGCGTCGAAAGAGGCGCTGGACGCTTATAAAAAAACCTTGCAGCTCGATCCGAAAAACCCCTTGATGACCATTGATCAGAACCTGGGTTTGTTCCAGTTGTTCGACATGCATTACAACCGTGGCATCAAACAGTACAACAACAAAAACTACGACGCCGCTTTTTCGCAGTTTCAAAAAGCAATTAACGTGCAGGATTACATCAAGAGCAAAGGCTTCTCGCTGCAAACTTACTCGCCACCGGCACTGGACACACAGTTGATAAACCTGACGGCTTCATCGGCTTACCTCGCTAAGAAACAAGACGAATCTATCCCGTATTTTCAAAAATTGACCGACGCGAAAATTGCCACGCCGGAGTTTAAAGAGGTTTATGCACTGGTGGCCCAGTATTACATGAAGAAAGGTGATGACGCAACGGCCAGCAAATACCTCAACACCGGAAAGCAACTTTATAAAGACGACGATTACTGGCTGAGCCTTGAATTTAACACACCGGAATTGCAGCAGCTTCAAAAGCAGTTGGACCAATTGCACGCCGATCAAAACAAAGCGTCCGGCACGGCCAAAACGGATATGCAAAAGCAAATTGACGCAGCGCAGGAACAATACACAGCGGCCAAGATTAAGCGTTACGAAGACCTCTTGCAAAAGAATCCAAGCAACGCGGCACTTGCACTTGATTACGCCATTGAACTTTTCAACAATACCTACGTGTGGGATAAAAAGCCTGCTGATTATGCGGCACGCCAGGCAAGGTTGCAAAGCGCCTTGGACAAGGCCATTGCGCTGAACCCAAACAATGCGCTTGGTTATTTTATCGCATCCCAGCATTATTATACGCAGGTGTTTGACATGGAAGATGCAAGAAGAGCCATCGTGGGTAATACGCCTGCCGCCGCTGCCAAGCGCAAAGAGATGAATGCACAGGTGGACAAGAAGTACGATGACATGGCCGCCGCTTCGCAAAAAGCCTTTGACATCTTCAGCGCACAAACTGAATTAAAGCCGCAAGATAAAACCAACTATCGCAAAGTAACCGATCAATTGATTGATTACTACAACCGCAAGAAAATGGCCGACAAGGTCACGTTCTATCAAAACAAAAAAGCTTCAATCAAATAA